A portion of the Krasilnikovia cinnamomea genome contains these proteins:
- a CDS encoding M4 family metallopeptidase has product MKTRTPLVVALAAGTAAAASMVAIAGQANAQPSGPSGAPAAAKAASALVAGRPQLLHATADDAFVQRPVISSGGLQYVPYDRTYKGLPVIGGDFVVVTDNAGRTKYTSVAQSRPIGELSTTPKLTEAAALAIAKKQLKTVSNVEGTTLVVVTTEGAPTLAWESTVRGTSAEGPSRLTVDVDAATGKVVRTREHVMDAIGTGTGWINGSVSLNTTQSGSTYSLRDPNQTSLTCQDAANNTTFSGPDNDWGNGNGTSRETGCVDAFYSAQKQTAMLSQWLGRNGQNGNGGAWPIRVGLNDQNAYYDGTQIQIGKNTANQWISSADVIGHEYGHGIDDNTPGGISRGGTQEFVADTLGTATEWFANNPNDAPDYQIGEEVNLVGSGPIRYMYNPSLAGHDNCYSSSTPGQGVHAASGPGNHWFYLLAEGTNPTNGQPASTRCSGSGAITGLGIEKAIKIMYNAMLMKTSSSSYLKYRTWTLTAAKNLFPGSCTEFNTVKTAWDAVNVPAQTADPTCDGGTTPPTTPPSTPPTGCTGTNTADVTIPDAGSAVYSDIAISGCGRKASSTSTVAVDVVHTYRGDLRVDLVAPDGTVYNLKATSSSDSADNVNTTYTKNLSTEDANGTWRLKVQDVYSADTGYINSWSLTI; this is encoded by the coding sequence GTGAAAACTCGAACCCCTCTCGTCGTCGCCCTGGCGGCCGGCACCGCAGCCGCCGCCAGCATGGTGGCGATAGCCGGTCAGGCGAACGCCCAACCCAGTGGCCCGTCGGGTGCCCCGGCAGCCGCGAAGGCCGCGTCGGCGCTGGTCGCCGGACGCCCGCAACTGCTGCACGCGACCGCGGACGACGCGTTCGTGCAGCGGCCGGTCATCTCCTCGGGTGGGCTGCAGTACGTCCCGTACGACCGGACCTACAAGGGACTGCCGGTGATCGGCGGTGACTTCGTCGTGGTCACGGACAACGCCGGGCGGACGAAGTACACCTCCGTCGCCCAGTCCCGGCCGATCGGTGAGCTGTCCACCACCCCGAAGCTGACCGAGGCCGCCGCGCTGGCGATCGCCAAGAAGCAGCTCAAGACGGTCAGCAATGTCGAGGGCACCACGCTGGTCGTGGTGACCACCGAGGGCGCACCCACCCTGGCGTGGGAGAGCACCGTGCGCGGGACGAGCGCCGAAGGCCCGAGCCGGCTCACCGTGGACGTCGACGCCGCCACCGGCAAGGTGGTGCGCACGCGGGAACACGTCATGGACGCCATCGGCACGGGCACCGGCTGGATCAACGGCTCGGTCAGCCTGAACACCACCCAGTCGGGCAGCACGTACAGCCTGCGTGACCCGAACCAGACGAGCCTGACGTGCCAGGACGCCGCGAACAACACGACGTTCAGCGGCCCCGACAACGACTGGGGCAACGGCAACGGCACCAGCAGGGAGACCGGCTGCGTCGACGCGTTCTACAGCGCGCAGAAGCAGACCGCGATGTTGTCGCAGTGGCTGGGCCGCAACGGCCAGAACGGCAACGGTGGCGCGTGGCCGATCCGGGTCGGCCTGAACGACCAGAACGCGTACTACGACGGCACCCAGATCCAGATCGGCAAGAACACCGCCAACCAGTGGATCTCATCGGCGGACGTGATCGGTCACGAGTACGGCCACGGCATCGACGACAACACGCCGGGCGGCATTTCGCGGGGCGGCACCCAGGAGTTCGTGGCGGACACGCTCGGCACGGCGACCGAGTGGTTCGCCAACAACCCGAACGACGCGCCGGACTACCAGATCGGCGAGGAGGTCAACCTGGTCGGCAGCGGCCCGATCCGGTACATGTACAACCCGTCGCTGGCCGGTCATGACAACTGCTACTCCAGCAGCACGCCGGGCCAGGGGGTGCACGCCGCGTCCGGGCCGGGCAACCACTGGTTCTATCTGCTGGCCGAGGGCACGAACCCGACCAACGGCCAGCCGGCCAGCACCCGGTGCAGCGGCTCGGGCGCGATCACGGGCCTGGGCATCGAGAAGGCCATCAAGATCATGTACAACGCGATGCTGATGAAGACGTCCAGCTCGTCGTACCTCAAGTACCGGACCTGGACGCTGACCGCCGCGAAGAACCTCTTCCCCGGCAGCTGCACCGAGTTCAACACGGTCAAGACCGCCTGGGACGCGGTCAACGTGCCCGCCCAGACGGCGGACCCGACCTGTGACGGCGGCACCACCCCGCCGACCACTCCCCCGTCGACGCCGCCCACGGGCTGCACCGGCACCAACACCGCCGACGTGACCATCCCCGACGCGGGCTCCGCGGTGTACAGCGACATCGCGATCAGCGGCTGCGGCCGCAAGGCCTCGTCGACCTCGACGGTCGCGGTGGACGTCGTCCACACCTACCGGGGTGACCTGCGGGTCGACCTCGTGGCCCCGGACGGCACGGTCTACAACCTGAAGGCGACCAGCAGCTCGGACAGCGCGGACAACGTGAACACCACGTACACGAAGAACCTGTCCACCGAGGACGCCAACGGCACGTGGCGGTTGAAGGTCCAGGACGTCTACTCCGCGGACACCGGCTACATCAACAGCTGGTCGTTGACCATCTGA
- a CDS encoding DUF1905 domain-containing protein, translating to MVVVFDAELWIWDARRADSWTFVSVPGEESEEIREVSAGPRRGFGSVRVRVTVGGSTWRTSIFPDSARGCFVLPIKRAVRKAEALDVGDVATVTLELVDL from the coding sequence ATGGTCGTCGTGTTCGATGCCGAGCTGTGGATCTGGGACGCCCGGCGCGCTGACAGCTGGACGTTCGTCAGCGTGCCGGGCGAGGAGTCCGAGGAGATCCGCGAGGTGAGCGCCGGGCCCCGTCGCGGCTTCGGGTCCGTACGGGTGCGGGTGACGGTCGGCGGCAGCACGTGGCGGACCTCGATCTTCCCGGACAGCGCGCGGGGGTGTTTCGTGCTGCCGATCAAGCGTGCGGTCCGCAAGGCCGAGGCGCTCGACGTCGGCGACGTCGCCACCGTGACCCTCGAACTCGTCGACCTATGA
- a CDS encoding TIGR04013 family B12-binding domain/radical SAM domain-containing protein yields the protein MGGLDLVLVLRYRKAVTYGFHVLLGALEEHKTTTRFDVRFGDTPESTAQHIETALAEGARVLVLWSFYSPDAAGLAQELAEIRKLADGPGVRHVAGGVHATAEPVQTLDAGWDVAAVGEGETILLRLVDAAGAYAQVPGLVYRDETGAVVRTGRPQRRPLDDFRGFSLRWDRFNALEITRGCVYACRFCQTPFMFSAKFRHRGIANVRWHVDRMRERGLRDVRFITPTALSYGSQTEEPNLAAVEELLASCREGIGPDGRVFFGSFPSEIRPEHVSRAALRLVRRYCANTNIIVGAQSGSDGVLDAAKRGHGVEEVRRAVRLGVAEGFGINVDMIFGMPGEDRRDVDASLRLARELAELGARIHAHTFMPLPGTPWRDAPPGDVDPATIREVDRLSQRGALYGHWQKQRDHAARLAAAAQAYPRPGRSRTILPTVPVTDAGGR from the coding sequence ATGGGTGGTCTCGACCTGGTGCTGGTGCTGCGGTATCGCAAGGCGGTGACGTACGGCTTCCACGTGCTGTTGGGGGCGTTGGAGGAGCACAAGACCACCACCCGGTTCGACGTCCGCTTCGGAGACACGCCCGAGTCCACCGCGCAGCACATCGAGACCGCGCTGGCCGAGGGCGCCAGGGTGCTCGTCCTCTGGTCGTTCTACTCGCCCGACGCGGCGGGGCTCGCGCAGGAGCTGGCGGAGATCCGGAAGCTGGCGGACGGTCCGGGCGTGCGACATGTCGCCGGTGGGGTGCACGCGACCGCGGAGCCCGTGCAGACCCTGGACGCGGGCTGGGACGTGGCCGCGGTGGGCGAGGGCGAGACCATCCTGCTGCGCCTGGTCGACGCGGCTGGTGCGTACGCGCAAGTGCCGGGTCTGGTCTACCGCGACGAGACCGGGGCCGTCGTGCGGACCGGGCGCCCGCAGCGCCGCCCGCTCGACGACTTCCGCGGGTTCTCCCTGCGCTGGGACAGGTTCAACGCCCTGGAGATTACGCGCGGCTGCGTGTACGCGTGCCGTTTCTGCCAGACCCCGTTCATGTTCTCGGCGAAGTTCCGGCACCGGGGCATCGCGAACGTGCGCTGGCACGTGGACCGGATGCGCGAGCGGGGCCTGCGCGACGTCCGGTTCATCACGCCGACCGCGCTGTCCTACGGCAGCCAGACCGAGGAGCCGAACCTGGCGGCGGTGGAGGAGCTGCTGGCGAGCTGCCGCGAGGGCATCGGCCCGGACGGCCGGGTGTTCTTCGGGTCGTTCCCCAGCGAGATCCGCCCCGAGCATGTGTCCCGTGCGGCGCTGCGGCTGGTCCGGCGGTACTGCGCCAACACCAACATCATCGTGGGCGCGCAGTCCGGCTCCGACGGTGTACTGGATGCCGCCAAGCGCGGGCACGGGGTGGAGGAGGTCAGGCGCGCGGTGCGTCTCGGCGTCGCCGAGGGCTTCGGGATCAATGTGGACATGATCTTCGGCATGCCGGGGGAGGACCGGCGGGATGTCGACGCCTCGCTGAGGCTGGCCCGCGAGCTGGCCGAGCTGGGGGCGCGCATCCACGCCCACACGTTCATGCCGCTGCCCGGCACGCCGTGGCGCGACGCGCCCCCCGGTGACGTCGACCCGGCGACGATTCGGGAGGTGGACCGGCTGTCCCAGCGCGGCGCGCTGTACGGGCACTGGCAGAAGCAGCGCGACCACGCGGCCCGGCTGGCGGCGGCCGCCCAGGCGTACCCGCGGCCCGGCCGCAGCCGGACGATCCTGCCCACCGTGCCGGTCACCGACGCGGGCGGGCGATAG
- a CDS encoding nucleotidyl transferase AbiEii/AbiGii toxin family protein, which produces MEELHLRLARIGFEAGEDLGLVLAGGYAISAHQLTSRPSRDIDFATAAAMPLRALHDRALHRDFIDVYAAYEAGYSWERLESLGSRFLATFRLYDLAERLSSIELRDEETFLAYGMGLSDIEVLSRWALQWADDIGRRLEAGPEPPSDSEPDWDAYLDG; this is translated from the coding sequence GTGGAGGAGCTGCACCTCAGGCTGGCACGCATCGGCTTCGAAGCTGGCGAGGACCTGGGACTCGTGCTTGCGGGTGGGTATGCCATCAGCGCACATCAACTGACATCTCGGCCGTCGCGGGACATCGACTTCGCGACCGCGGCGGCGATGCCGCTGCGCGCTCTACACGACCGGGCTCTGCACCGCGATTTCATCGATGTGTACGCCGCCTACGAGGCGGGGTACTCGTGGGAGCGCCTCGAGAGCCTCGGAAGTCGGTTCCTGGCGACGTTCCGACTCTACGATCTGGCTGAGCGGCTCAGCAGCATAGAGCTGCGCGACGAGGAGACGTTCCTGGCGTACGGGATGGGGCTGTCGGACATCGAGGTGCTTTCACGATGGGCGCTGCAGTGGGCCGACGACATCGGCCGGCGGCTCGAAGCCGGCCCGGAGCCGCCATCGGATTCCGAGCCGGACTGGGACGCCTACCTCGACGGCTGA
- a CDS encoding methyl-accepting chemotaxis protein, with translation MIVAAGAGWWGMSRQQHAQEQLTKLELVRRDVTFAQYQMADISGWQGLVVADVAAYGAEFALSEDSFNRTEELYAKEELYKSFKEAHLEDMTPEERALYAKLSTAWDDFFVWDEKVMKWLSDDSAAGKKKAMDAINDGPAADSLGTIDEVVTALKKSVDKRQEAARKASQKSQRLGQFTLGGALLIALALAAVLSVLVTRSVVRPLSIVVGALGKLAKGDLTARVNIKRKDQLGQLGDALNETVESLRGTVGALSGHADSLAVASDDLSQVSEQIASSADETSAQAREVTRAAAQVSANVDTVAIGSDEMGASIREIAQNAGEAAAVAAEAVSVAQATNETVGKLGTSSAEVGNVVKLITAIAEQTNLLALNATIEAARAGEAGKGFAVVASEVKDLAQETAKATEDISQRVEAIQADTLSAVKAIEQIAGIIDRISEYQTLIAAAVEEQTATTGEMGRNVTEAAESSREIATTIASVAQAAEITTTGVSHSQQSAANLARMGAELRAIVSRFQLT, from the coding sequence ATGATCGTCGCCGCCGGGGCGGGCTGGTGGGGCATGTCCCGCCAGCAGCATGCTCAGGAGCAGCTCACCAAGCTGGAGCTCGTCCGCCGGGACGTGACGTTCGCCCAGTACCAGATGGCGGACATCTCCGGGTGGCAGGGTCTGGTCGTCGCAGACGTCGCCGCGTACGGCGCGGAGTTCGCCCTCAGCGAGGACAGCTTCAACCGTACCGAGGAGCTGTACGCCAAGGAAGAGCTGTACAAGAGCTTCAAGGAAGCGCACCTCGAGGACATGACCCCGGAGGAGCGGGCGCTGTACGCCAAGCTCTCCACCGCCTGGGACGACTTCTTCGTCTGGGACGAGAAGGTCATGAAGTGGCTGAGTGACGACAGCGCCGCGGGCAAGAAGAAGGCGATGGACGCCATCAACGACGGCCCGGCGGCCGACTCGCTCGGCACCATCGACGAGGTGGTGACCGCGCTCAAGAAGTCCGTCGACAAGCGGCAGGAAGCGGCCCGCAAGGCAAGCCAGAAGTCCCAGCGCCTCGGCCAGTTCACCCTCGGCGGTGCGCTGCTCATCGCGCTCGCCCTGGCGGCAGTGCTGAGCGTCCTGGTCACCCGGTCGGTCGTCCGGCCGCTGTCGATCGTCGTCGGCGCGCTCGGCAAGCTCGCCAAGGGCGACCTCACCGCCAGGGTCAACATCAAGCGCAAGGACCAGCTGGGTCAGCTCGGGGACGCGCTGAACGAGACGGTCGAATCGCTGCGCGGTACGGTCGGCGCGCTTTCCGGCCACGCCGACTCCCTCGCCGTCGCCTCCGACGACCTGTCCCAGGTCTCCGAGCAGATCGCCTCGTCCGCCGACGAGACCAGCGCGCAGGCCCGCGAAGTGACGCGGGCGGCCGCACAGGTGTCGGCGAACGTCGACACCGTGGCGATCGGCAGCGATGAGATGGGCGCGTCGATCCGGGAGATCGCGCAGAACGCCGGCGAGGCCGCCGCGGTCGCCGCCGAGGCCGTCAGCGTCGCCCAGGCGACCAACGAGACCGTCGGCAAGCTCGGCACCTCCTCGGCGGAGGTCGGCAACGTGGTCAAGCTGATCACCGCGATCGCGGAGCAGACCAACCTGCTGGCGCTCAACGCCACCATCGAGGCGGCCCGCGCGGGTGAGGCCGGCAAGGGCTTCGCCGTCGTCGCCAGCGAGGTCAAGGACCTGGCCCAGGAGACCGCGAAGGCGACCGAGGACATCTCACAGCGGGTGGAGGCCATCCAGGCCGACACGTTGAGCGCGGTGAAGGCGATCGAGCAGATCGCCGGGATCATTGACCGGATCAGCGAGTACCAGACGCTGATCGCCGCCGCGGTCGAGGAGCAGACCGCGACCACGGGCGAGATGGGTCGCAACGTCACCGAGGCCGCCGAGAGCAGCCGGGAGATCGCCACCACGATCGCGTCCGTGGCGCAGGCCGCGGAGATCACGACGACGGGTGTCAGTCACTCCCAGCAGTCGGCGGCGAACCTCGCCCGCATGGGCGCGGAACTGCGGGCCATCGTCTCCCGCTTCCAGCTGACCTGA
- a CDS encoding saccharopine dehydrogenase family protein, with the protein MSDDTPTRVRELDIVVYGATGFVGALTAEHLAAYAPAGTRIGLAGRSERRLAAVRDRLGVDWPLLVADADDTPALERLAATTHVMLTTAGPYAKYGRKLARACAAAGTDYVDLTGEVLFVRDSIDENHELASSTGARIVHSCGFDSIPSDLGVHVLHEQVRADGAGELTDTTLVVTRLRGGVSGGTIDSLRHQLDQVRRDRKLRRLAASPYSLSPDRAREPDLGRQHDLVSLRGPEVAPGLRGSLAPFVMAPYNTRVVRRSNALRDWEYGRRLRYREVMSVGTSRLTPVLAAGTKVGLAALVVGLSVPPTRFVLDRVLPKPGEGPDEQTRRTGHFTVDLFTTTTSGARYTARVKAKGDPGYAATALMIGESALALALDRHDLPATPGGVLTPATGIGDALVRRLRAAGMELSAQPAT; encoded by the coding sequence GTGAGCGATGACACCCCGACACGCGTTCGAGAACTCGACATCGTCGTCTACGGCGCCACCGGCTTCGTCGGAGCGCTGACTGCGGAACACCTGGCCGCCTACGCCCCGGCCGGTACCAGGATCGGACTGGCCGGCCGCTCGGAGCGGCGGCTCGCGGCGGTCCGCGACCGGCTGGGCGTGGACTGGCCGCTGCTGGTCGCGGACGCGGACGACACCCCCGCCCTGGAGCGGCTCGCCGCGACCACCCATGTGATGCTCACCACAGCAGGGCCCTATGCCAAGTACGGCCGCAAGCTCGCCCGCGCCTGCGCCGCCGCCGGCACCGACTACGTCGACCTCACCGGCGAGGTGCTGTTCGTCCGGGACAGCATCGACGAGAACCACGAGCTGGCGAGCTCGACGGGCGCCCGCATCGTGCACTCGTGCGGCTTCGACTCGATCCCGTCCGACCTCGGCGTGCACGTGCTGCACGAGCAGGTACGCGCCGACGGCGCCGGGGAGCTGACCGACACCACCCTCGTGGTCACCCGCCTGCGCGGCGGGGTCAGCGGCGGCACCATCGACTCCCTGCGCCACCAGCTGGACCAGGTGCGCCGGGACCGCAAGCTGCGCCGGCTGGCCGCCAGCCCGTACTCGCTGAGCCCCGACCGGGCCCGCGAACCCGACCTGGGGCGCCAGCACGACCTGGTCAGTCTGCGCGGCCCCGAGGTGGCGCCGGGCCTGCGGGGCAGCCTGGCCCCGTTCGTCATGGCGCCCTACAACACGCGGGTGGTGCGGCGCAGCAACGCCCTGCGCGACTGGGAATACGGCCGCCGGCTGCGCTACCGGGAGGTGATGAGCGTCGGCACCTCACGGCTGACGCCGGTGCTGGCGGCGGGCACGAAGGTGGGGCTGGCCGCACTCGTGGTCGGGCTGTCCGTGCCCCCCACCCGCTTCGTCCTGGACCGGGTGCTGCCCAAGCCCGGCGAAGGACCGGACGAGCAGACCCGACGTACGGGGCATTTCACGGTCGATCTGTTCACCACGACGACCAGCGGCGCCCGCTACACCGCCCGGGTCAAGGCCAAGGGCGACCCCGGGTACGCGGCGACCGCCCTCATGATCGGGGAGTCGGCGCTCGCGTTGGCGCTGGACCGCCACGACCTGCCCGCGACGCCGGGCGGCGTGCTTACCCCGGCCACCGGCATCGGCGACGCGCTGGTGCGGCGGCTGCGGGCGGCGGGCATGGAGCTGTCGGCCCAGCCCGCCACCTGA
- a CDS encoding CBS domain-containing protein — protein sequence MRISDVLRAKGDKVVTVPPETHVARLLAVLAENRIGAVVVSREGSTVEGIVSERDIVRALAARGSAVLAEPVTAILTADVHTIAPDAQLDEVERMMTERRFRHVPVVVDGSLRGIVSIGDVVKKRIDELETERSELTGYITGERR from the coding sequence ATGCGCATCAGCGACGTACTTCGGGCCAAGGGCGACAAGGTTGTCACCGTCCCCCCGGAAACACATGTGGCACGGCTGCTGGCGGTACTCGCCGAGAACAGGATCGGCGCCGTCGTCGTGTCCCGTGAAGGTTCCACGGTCGAGGGCATCGTCAGCGAGCGCGACATCGTCCGGGCCCTGGCCGCTCGAGGCTCCGCAGTGCTCGCCGAGCCGGTGACGGCCATTCTGACCGCCGACGTGCACACGATCGCGCCGGACGCCCAGCTCGACGAGGTCGAGCGCATGATGACGGAGCGCCGCTTCCGGCACGTGCCGGTCGTGGTGGACGGCTCGCTGCGCGGCATCGTCAGCATCGGCGACGTGGTGAAGAAGCGGATCGACGAGCTGGAGACCGAGCGTTCCGAACTGACCGGCTACATCACCGGCGAGCGGCGCTGA
- a CDS encoding GGDEF domain-containing protein, which translates to MNPRVYGTFLACGVAVAAVQAIGNDVVAAATYGLAGAAAAVAVLLGNARHRPRPRAAWPLLGAAVLASSAAHVVVAAAPAPESVRYAVDLIPCLLLVAGLAALAPRVPGARSGNRLDAAIVAGSLGLLAWTLAVVPALARDYASPLWFALGVAAPLADLAALVLLGRLVTAGDDRGPMRYLLAAGVLCGFAGDSWFTADALMNGPAVPDGRGGALVCLGFALVGAAALHPATGATARGGTSAAAAGDGSAGEGAPAGDENAPTVPANREEALAALTVRRLVLLAAAALLPPVVLLAEAPAGVDGLDAVAIGVACIGVFLLVVLRMAGLVRRVEEQARTLSRLATSDELTGVGDWRSWEAALPVAVEQAGRTGRPLSVAVLEIDHFPRFADTHGAQAGDQLLKSAAAGWLDALRRSDTLYRHSGPEFGLILTDSTAAHAAEVVARMREAMPGGQTFSAGVAHWTGTETAAQLVARADTALYRAKAEGRDRTVAAGETVPAVG; encoded by the coding sequence GTGAATCCTCGGGTGTACGGGACCTTCCTGGCGTGCGGCGTCGCCGTCGCCGCGGTCCAGGCGATCGGCAACGACGTCGTCGCGGCGGCCACGTACGGGCTGGCGGGCGCGGCGGCCGCCGTCGCCGTCCTGCTCGGGAACGCGCGGCACCGCCCGCGCCCACGCGCGGCGTGGCCACTGCTCGGGGCGGCCGTGCTGGCCAGTTCCGCGGCGCACGTCGTCGTCGCCGCCGCGCCCGCCCCGGAATCCGTCCGGTACGCCGTCGACCTCATCCCCTGCCTGCTGCTGGTGGCCGGGCTGGCGGCGCTGGCCCCCCGGGTTCCCGGCGCCCGCTCGGGTAACCGCCTCGACGCCGCGATCGTGGCGGGCAGCCTGGGACTGCTGGCCTGGACGCTGGCGGTGGTGCCCGCGCTGGCCCGCGACTACGCCTCCCCGCTGTGGTTCGCGCTGGGCGTGGCCGCGCCGCTGGCCGACCTCGCCGCGCTGGTGCTGCTGGGCCGGTTGGTGACCGCCGGGGACGACCGCGGTCCGATGCGCTACCTGCTGGCCGCCGGGGTGCTCTGCGGGTTCGCGGGCGACTCCTGGTTCACGGCCGACGCGCTGATGAACGGTCCCGCCGTGCCGGACGGCCGGGGCGGCGCCCTGGTCTGCCTGGGCTTCGCACTCGTCGGTGCGGCGGCGCTGCACCCGGCGACGGGCGCGACGGCCAGGGGCGGCACCTCGGCGGCGGCGGCCGGTGACGGCTCGGCGGGCGAGGGTGCCCCGGCCGGGGACGAGAACGCGCCCACGGTTCCCGCCAACCGGGAGGAGGCGCTCGCCGCGTTGACGGTGCGCCGCCTGGTGCTGCTGGCCGCGGCGGCGCTGCTGCCGCCCGTGGTGCTGCTGGCCGAGGCGCCAGCGGGCGTCGACGGGCTCGACGCGGTCGCGATCGGGGTGGCCTGCATCGGGGTGTTCCTGCTCGTGGTGCTGCGGATGGCCGGCCTGGTCCGGCGGGTGGAGGAGCAGGCCCGTACGCTCTCGCGGCTGGCCACCAGCGACGAGCTGACCGGCGTCGGGGACTGGCGTTCGTGGGAGGCGGCCCTGCCGGTGGCGGTGGAGCAGGCCGGGCGTACCGGCCGTCCGCTGTCCGTGGCGGTGCTGGAGATCGACCACTTCCCGCGGTTCGCCGACACGCACGGCGCCCAGGCGGGCGACCAGCTGCTCAAGTCGGCGGCGGCGGGCTGGCTCGACGCGCTGCGCCGCAGCGACACGCTGTACCGGCACTCCGGGCCGGAGTTCGGGCTGATCCTGACCGACTCCACGGCCGCGCACGCCGCCGAGGTGGTCGCCCGGATGCGCGAGGCGATGCCGGGCGGGCAGACGTTCTCGGCGGGCGTGGCGCACTGGACCGGCACCGAGACCGCGGCACAGCTTGTCGCCCGCGCCGACACCGCGCTGTACCGGGCAAAGGCGGAGGGCCGCGACCGTACGGTGGCGGCCGGCGAGACGGTCCCGGCGGTCGGGTAA